A genomic region of Ignavibacteria bacterium contains the following coding sequences:
- a CDS encoding S8 family serine peptidase produces MKLKNGVSDQILQNYVAKYGGVVDPKDHNSPLKWRVVYFPEPVSIENMFLTFKSNSLFEKVEFNHAGILQEIVPNDPMFNQQWALKNTYYPAADIGFTKAWEITTGNNDVIIAIFDSGIPMNDQDYSLSHPELNDLNKIILGINVTNEIDSLRDRIGHGTKIAGIIGAKTNNNEGIAGVCWNCKMWIIKIFEGAGYTKASYLRRAIEYLVTEKNIIGTNKSIILNASLSFSYNDNISQISQIIDAVELANKEGVLINVAMGNHFGVSKYEFNYLAYLSLNYNNILSIGATDVSGDRAFYSNTGYHISVSAPGGGHHQILSTMPDYLNNNDFYGFGYGTSLSTAFVSGLCGLILSLENYEPNLIRKIIEKTAKDKGSPGFDTLYGFGIIDAAKALILTKARPKNLRITNYNNRPKLMWDLIDSAISYNIYRGVDDGYKTEYFLIGRTTSNVNFYVDYSQRIESQTGSPYLMSYRVTANFNNNLESAFSNKANILVSMPTLEKFNFSNSFKLHQNFPNPFNNSTTIKLEIPEPGVLVFEIYNIVGEKIMSMEKTFFNPEEYELDLNLNLPSGVYFYYARINQLKAFRKMVLIN; encoded by the coding sequence TCACCTTTAAAATGGCGTGTTGTTTATTTCCCTGAACCAGTATCGATTGAGAATATGTTTTTAACATTTAAATCCAACTCACTATTTGAAAAAGTTGAATTCAACCATGCAGGAATTTTACAGGAAATAGTTCCCAACGACCCAATGTTCAATCAACAATGGGCATTAAAAAATACTTATTACCCAGCTGCTGATATTGGATTTACAAAAGCATGGGAAATCACAACTGGAAATAATGATGTAATTATTGCAATTTTTGACTCTGGTATTCCAATGAATGATCAAGATTATTCTTTATCTCACCCTGAATTAAATGATTTAAATAAAATCATATTAGGGATTAATGTTACAAACGAAATAGACAGCTTAAGGGATAGGATTGGGCATGGTACCAAAATAGCAGGTATAATTGGAGCGAAAACCAATAATAATGAAGGTATAGCAGGTGTTTGTTGGAATTGTAAAATGTGGATAATTAAAATTTTCGAAGGCGCGGGTTATACAAAGGCAAGTTACTTAAGAAGAGCTATAGAGTATTTAGTGACTGAGAAAAATATTATTGGTACAAATAAGTCAATAATTTTAAATGCATCACTGTCTTTTAGTTATAATGACAATATTTCACAAATTTCACAAATTATAGATGCTGTTGAGCTTGCTAATAAAGAAGGTGTATTAATAAATGTAGCGATGGGAAATCATTTTGGTGTTTCTAAATATGAATTTAATTATTTAGCGTATTTATCTCTAAATTATAATAATATTCTCTCAATAGGTGCAACCGATGTTTCAGGAGATCGAGCATTTTATTCAAACACAGGGTATCATATAAGTGTTAGTGCACCTGGTGGTGGTCATCATCAAATATTAAGTACAATGCCAGATTATTTGAATAACAACGATTTTTATGGCTTTGGATATGGTACATCATTATCAACAGCTTTTGTAAGTGGATTATGCGGTTTGATTCTAAGTCTTGAAAATTATGAACCAAATCTTATCCGCAAGATTATTGAGAAGACAGCTAAAGATAAAGGTAGTCCAGGATTTGATACACTTTATGGCTTTGGAATTATAGATGCTGCAAAGGCATTAATATTAACCAAAGCTCGGCCAAAAAATCTTAGGATCACAAATTATAATAACAGACCTAAACTTATGTGGGATCTAATAGATTCTGCTATTTCATATAATATTTATCGTGGAGTTGATGATGGATATAAGACTGAATATTTTTTAATAGGTAGAACAACTTCAAATGTTAATTTTTATGTTGATTACTCACAAAGAATTGAATCGCAAACAGGTTCGCCATACTTAATGAGTTACCGAGTCACAGCTAATTTTAACAATAACTTAGAATCTGCTTTTTCTAACAAAGCAAATATTTTAGTTTCTATGCCGACCCTGGAAAAATTTAATTTTTCGAATTCTTTTAAATTACATCAAAATTTTCCAAATCCGTTTAATAATTCTACTACCATAAAATTAGAAATACCTGAACCGGGTGTTTTAGTTTTCGAAATTTATAATATTGTTGGGGAAAAGATAATGTCAATGGAAAAAACCTTTTTTAATCCTGAAGAGTATGAACTTGATTTGAATCTGAATTTACCGAGTGGCGTATATTTTTATTATGCACGAATTAATCAATTAAAAGCCTTTAGAAAGATGGTTTTAATTAACTAA
- a CDS encoding helix-hairpin-helix domain-containing protein, with translation MKNLLLFKILLIFIISPISLFSQTDTLEIPIDDQIENLIEESIGDAEDSQLNEIIEDLIQNPIEVNQATIDDLTKIPFIDLSLATEIVKFRNYYGYYYTLTELKNVQGMTEDLYEKISRFLYIDQSKFSELPQAGEIPEIKRPTSSTQLLNVNFRQRYYQTFPKRIGYETGAYYNSPFKLYNRLTADYSKKIYLSLLAEKDPGEKYIYDFVSGSLLIKDVLIFKKFVIGDYALEFGQGLAMWRQVGFAKGSDAVYPIKKKASGIEQYKSTDENQFFRGVAFSSQIKNLEFTFFYSGKSFDARIDTIINVITSTPLDGYHRNTNELLRKNAENEKLLGSRISYLFALNQIGLTFYQARFSKPIAPNSYFKNYQGTFNYISSDFNFIYENLNLFGEIAKDKDNNLATIVGFQSSVSRNLSFITVFRNYPAEFINLHGYGFGERNGPTNNEKGFYLGIRNSDRYGTFNFYFDQFKFLYPLTYDKTISAGKEYLLSYESPLISKTKYILRYKNEIKEINSSSIDEFGRTKKISNTRQQQNLRLEIQKFFGSGNINRVAFRIEYVNVYYKSIFDSEDGLLAFGDLNLRLLQNLKLQWRVTYFQTKSYDSRVYQFENDVQGVFSSTALYGRGIRWYALLNYKLFQLMNLSIKYAELYRDDVKKLGSGNDQIPTNLSKSLTFQIDLKF, from the coding sequence ATGAAAAATTTATTGCTATTTAAAATTTTATTAATCTTTATAATTTCACCAATAAGTCTCTTTTCACAGACTGACACGCTCGAAATCCCCATCGATGATCAAATTGAAAATCTAATCGAGGAATCAATAGGTGATGCTGAAGATTCCCAACTGAACGAAATAATCGAAGATTTAATTCAGAATCCTATTGAAGTAAATCAAGCAACAATTGATGATTTAACTAAAATCCCATTTATCGATCTTTCACTTGCAACTGAAATAGTAAAATTTAGAAACTACTATGGGTATTATTACACTTTAACAGAATTAAAAAATGTTCAAGGAATGACAGAAGATTTATACGAAAAAATCTCTCGCTTCCTTTACATAGATCAAAGTAAATTTTCAGAACTTCCTCAAGCAGGTGAAATCCCAGAAATTAAAAGACCTACATCCAGCACACAGCTGCTTAATGTTAATTTCAGACAAAGATATTATCAGACATTTCCAAAACGCATTGGTTATGAAACCGGCGCATATTACAATTCACCATTTAAGCTTTACAATAGACTAACTGCAGATTATTCAAAAAAAATTTATCTGTCATTATTAGCCGAAAAAGATCCTGGAGAAAAATATATTTATGACTTTGTAAGTGGAAGTTTATTAATAAAAGATGTTTTAATATTCAAAAAATTTGTAATTGGCGATTATGCTCTTGAATTTGGGCAGGGACTAGCAATGTGGCGGCAAGTCGGTTTTGCTAAAGGTTCAGATGCAGTCTATCCAATTAAAAAGAAAGCTTCAGGAATTGAACAATACAAAAGCACAGATGAAAATCAATTTTTCAGAGGAGTTGCTTTTTCAAGCCAGATTAAGAATTTGGAATTTACATTTTTTTATTCCGGGAAAAGTTTTGATGCAAGAATCGATACAATCATTAATGTAATCACCAGCACTCCCCTCGATGGTTATCACCGAAACACAAATGAACTCTTAAGAAAAAATGCTGAAAATGAAAAATTATTAGGCTCAAGAATTTCTTATCTCTTTGCTCTTAATCAAATCGGATTGACTTTCTATCAAGCAAGATTCAGCAAACCTATTGCACCAAATTCTTATTTCAAGAATTATCAAGGGACATTCAATTACATTTCATCTGATTTCAATTTCATATATGAGAATCTGAATTTATTTGGAGAGATAGCAAAGGATAAGGATAATAATTTAGCTACTATTGTAGGCTTTCAATCTTCAGTTTCCAGAAATTTAAGTTTCATAACTGTTTTTAGAAACTATCCCGCTGAATTCATTAATCTCCATGGTTATGGATTTGGTGAAAGAAATGGCCCCACAAATAACGAAAAAGGATTTTACTTAGGCATAAGAAATTCCGATCGATATGGAACTTTCAATTTTTATTTTGATCAGTTCAAATTTTTATATCCATTAACTTACGATAAAACCATTTCTGCAGGCAAGGAATATCTTTTAAGCTACGAGTCACCATTAATTTCTAAAACGAAATACATCTTACGTTATAAAAATGAAATTAAAGAAATCAATTCATCATCAATCGATGAATTTGGAAGAACAAAGAAAATCTCAAATACGAGGCAACAACAAAATTTAAGATTAGAAATTCAAAAGTTCTTCGGTTCAGGGAATATTAACAGAGTTGCCTTCAGGATTGAATATGTTAATGTCTATTATAAATCAATTTTCGATTCAGAAGACGGTTTGCTTGCCTTTGGAGATTTAAATTTAAGATTATTACAAAACTTAAAACTGCAATGGAGAGTAACTTACTTTCAAACAAAGTCTTACGATTCACGCGTTTATCAATTTGAAAACGATGTTCAAGGAGTCTTTAGCTCAACGGCATTGTATGGCAGAGGCATCAGATGGTATGCATTATTAAATTACAAGCTATTCCAATTAATGAATCTCTCAATAAAGTACGCTGAGCTTTATCGTGATGATGTGAAAAAACTTGGAAGCGGAAACGATCAAATTCCAACAAACCTTTCAAAATCACTAACCTTCCAAATTGACTTGAAGTTTTGA
- a CDS encoding DUF4835 family protein translates to MKKFIFLFLLITTKFLFSQEIAAKVSVNFESLQTEYREKLENFATQIEDYINKNKWTDIKWEGPKIPVSIQVYFRSGNPSNRYSAQVVISSQRPIYQSEKSSLMLKLIDPNWEFVYEKNQVLLFNPSLFEPLTGLINYYVYMILGIDSDSYEEFGGTKYFNQALSIAYQGASSNFSSGWSQGEGSFNRVDFASEYLNEKYQNFRKAFFDYHYNGLDLASEDPSLPAKKLISFIKTLEELRNKVFSRSMLLKVFFDTKYLEFCEVLKSYPDKSVFDRLKKIDPAHISTYDEYQKKRG, encoded by the coding sequence ATGAAAAAGTTTATTTTTCTCTTTCTTCTTATTACAACTAAATTTCTTTTCTCTCAAGAAATTGCTGCCAAAGTTAGTGTGAATTTTGAATCTCTTCAAACAGAATACAGAGAAAAACTTGAAAACTTTGCAACGCAGATTGAAGATTACATCAATAAAAACAAATGGACTGACATTAAATGGGAAGGTCCAAAAATACCAGTTTCTATTCAGGTTTATTTTAGATCGGGGAATCCTTCTAATCGTTATTCGGCACAGGTTGTAATTTCAAGTCAAAGACCGATTTATCAGAGTGAGAAGAGTTCTTTAATGTTAAAACTGATTGATCCGAACTGGGAATTTGTTTACGAGAAAAATCAAGTTTTACTTTTCAATCCTTCCTTGTTTGAGCCTCTGACGGGTCTAATTAATTATTATGTTTATATGATCCTTGGAATTGATTCAGATTCTTATGAAGAATTTGGCGGGACAAAATATTTTAATCAAGCGCTTTCAATTGCATATCAGGGTGCATCGAGTAATTTTTCAAGTGGATGGTCGCAGGGAGAAGGTTCTTTCAATCGAGTAGATTTTGCTTCCGAGTATTTGAATGAAAAATATCAAAACTTTAGAAAAGCATTTTTCGATTATCATTACAATGGACTGGATCTTGCAAGTGAAGACCCATCGTTACCTGCAAAAAAATTAATAAGTTTTATAAAGACGCTGGAGGAACTGCGAAATAAAGTATTTTCAAGAAGTATGTTATTGAAGGTTTTTTTCGATACTAAATATCTCGAATTCTGTGAAGTTTTAAAGTCTTATCCAGATAAAAGTGTTTTTGATCGTTTGAAAAAAATTGATCCTGCTCACATTTCAACTTATGATGAGTATCAGAAAAAGAGAGGTTAA
- a CDS encoding septal ring lytic transglycosylase RlpA family protein, which translates to MRKRFNISLCILIFTSIQIFAQKLYETEGFASYYSEDFHGKLTSSGEVYDMHKLTCAHPYLPFNTWLKVTNLANQKSVIVRVNDRGPFMKNRIIDLSYAAARQLGMLGPGSIYVKLEIVSPPLSQTEQDIGRVPIETPLPQLDENEIYLRFRTKPTEYEKSKVVSEFGLYNSEFQKVEISSGYLIQLSSFSTQKNAQIFLDQIDDIDKSQLFIYHPSTGIYRVVVGIFNNMREAQLKKFEIEKHYPGCFVITYK; encoded by the coding sequence ATGAGAAAGAGATTTAATATATCTCTTTGCATTTTAATTTTTACATCGATACAAATCTTTGCACAAAAGCTTTACGAAACTGAAGGTTTTGCTTCTTATTATTCTGAAGATTTTCATGGTAAACTTACATCAAGCGGCGAAGTTTATGATATGCATAAATTAACCTGCGCTCATCCCTATCTTCCTTTTAATACCTGGCTGAAAGTTACTAATCTTGCAAATCAAAAATCCGTGATCGTTAGAGTAAATGATCGCGGTCCTTTTATGAAAAACAGAATTATCGATTTATCATACGCGGCTGCACGACAACTCGGAATGCTTGGGCCAGGCTCAATCTATGTTAAACTTGAAATTGTTAGTCCTCCCCTATCTCAAACTGAACAAGATATTGGTAGAGTTCCGATAGAAACTCCACTGCCCCAGCTTGATGAAAATGAAATTTACTTAAGATTTAGAACCAAACCGACGGAATATGAAAAATCTAAAGTTGTTTCAGAATTTGGACTTTACAATTCAGAATTTCAAAAAGTAGAAATTTCAAGCGGATATTTAATTCAGCTTTCGAGTTTTTCAACTCAAAAGAATGCTCAAATCTTTCTTGATCAGATAGATGATATTGATAAAAGTCAGCTTTTTATTTATCACCCATCAACTGGAATTTATAGAGTAGTGGTTGGAATTTTTAATAATATGAGAGAAGCTCAGTTAAAAAAATTCGAAATTGAAAAACATTATCCTGGATGTTTTGTCATTACTTATAAATAA
- a CDS encoding GNAT family N-acetyltransferase, translated as MQWKIYKGDPYWVPPLIMDRKKILDREHHPFYQHAEMEMFLAYKNGEIVGRIAAIKNDLHNQVHNDKVGFFGFFESINDQEVANALFDSAEKWLKSKGLTHMRGPANPSSNDEYGMLIDGFNDSPRFLMTYNPPYYLDLCENYGLKKIKDLYAYKLTYDKITKVKKIEEVQDVVRRRYNLKITSLNMKDFDNELKKVKYVYNKAWEPNWGFVPMTDEEINAMAADLKLIVDPELVLFAEINGEVVSFSLTMPDYNEIFKKLNGRLFPFGFIRLFTDRKKIKWCRILTLGIIPQYQKKGIDGVLYYEIIHRAAKRGIYLGEASWVLEDNEMMNRSALMMQGELYKKYRIYEKEI; from the coding sequence ATGCAATGGAAAATTTATAAGGGTGACCCATATTGGGTTCCACCTTTAATTATGGACAGGAAAAAAATTCTTGATAGAGAGCATCATCCTTTTTATCAGCATGCAGAAATGGAAATGTTTTTAGCTTACAAGAATGGAGAAATAGTTGGAAGGATTGCTGCTATTAAAAATGATTTACACAATCAAGTTCATAATGACAAAGTCGGTTTCTTCGGATTCTTTGAATCCATCAACGATCAAGAAGTTGCAAACGCTCTTTTTGATTCAGCTGAAAAGTGGTTGAAGTCAAAAGGATTAACTCATATGCGCGGTCCAGCAAATCCTTCAAGCAATGATGAATATGGAATGTTGATTGACGGTTTCAATGATTCGCCTCGATTTCTTATGACATATAATCCACCTTACTATCTCGATCTCTGTGAAAACTATGGTTTGAAAAAAATTAAAGATCTTTATGCTTACAAATTGACTTACGATAAAATTACAAAGGTCAAGAAAATTGAGGAAGTTCAGGATGTTGTTAGAAGACGATACAACTTAAAAATCACTTCGCTTAATATGAAAGATTTCGATAATGAACTTAAAAAAGTAAAATATGTTTATAACAAAGCATGGGAACCAAATTGGGGCTTTGTTCCGATGACTGATGAAGAGATAAATGCAATGGCTGCGGATTTAAAATTAATTGTTGACCCTGAGCTTGTTTTGTTTGCGGAAATTAATGGTGAAGTTGTTAGTTTCTCATTAACAATGCCTGATTATAACGAAATATTTAAAAAATTAAATGGGCGATTATTCCCGTTTGGTTTTATTCGTTTATTTACTGATAGAAAGAAAATTAAATGGTGCAGAATTTTAACGCTCGGTATAATTCCACAATATCAGAAAAAAGGAATTGACGGCGTGCTCTATTACGAAATTATTCATCGTGCAGCAAAAAGAGGCATATACCTTGGCGAAGCTAGCTGGGTGCTTGAAGATAACGAAATGATGAATCGATCCGCTTTAATGATGCAAGGAGAACTCTATAAGAAATACAGAATTTATGAGAAAGAGATTTAA
- a CDS encoding aminotransferase class I/II-fold pyridoxal phosphate-dependent enzyme: protein MGYYPYFRPLEENEGPVVKIEGRKIIMAGSNNYLGLTTHPKVKEAAINAIKKYGTGCSGSRYLTGTLDLHIELEKRLAKFMGKEDCLLYSTGFQAAQGVIPVIAQKGDYIISDKENHASIVAGNLIAKAMMTEVIRYKHNDMEDLERVLSKLPLEAGKLIVSDGIFSTWGTIPDVPKMVELAKKYNARILLDDAHAIGVIGEGGRGTASHFNLTDQVDMTMATFSKTFASLGGFVAAESKVINYLKHHAPALIFSASPTPASVAAALAALDILEQEPERIQKLQYNAQKVRAGLKDLGFRIVENQSAIVPVIIGDDMKTFIFWRKLFDAGVFVNAFVSPGVPPNMAMLRTSYMATHEDEHLDFIIDAFKKIGKELGVI from the coding sequence ATGGGATATTATCCTTATTTCAGACCTTTAGAAGAAAATGAAGGACCAGTCGTAAAAATTGAAGGAAGAAAAATTATAATGGCTGGTTCCAATAATTACCTTGGATTAACAACTCACCCAAAAGTAAAAGAAGCTGCTATTAATGCAATAAAGAAATATGGTACAGGATGTTCCGGCTCAAGATATCTCACCGGAACTCTTGACTTACACATTGAACTTGAAAAAAGACTTGCAAAGTTTATGGGAAAAGAAGACTGCCTGCTTTACAGCACAGGTTTTCAGGCAGCGCAGGGTGTAATTCCCGTGATTGCACAAAAAGGTGATTATATAATTTCAGACAAAGAAAATCATGCAAGCATAGTTGCCGGTAATTTGATTGCAAAAGCAATGATGACTGAAGTCATCCGATATAAGCATAATGATATGGAAGATTTGGAAAGAGTGCTTTCAAAACTTCCACTCGAAGCAGGCAAGTTGATTGTAAGTGATGGAATTTTTAGTACCTGGGGAACAATTCCTGATGTTCCAAAGATGGTTGAACTCGCAAAAAAATATAACGCTCGAATTCTTCTTGATGATGCTCACGCTATCGGTGTAATTGGTGAAGGTGGAAGAGGCACAGCAAGTCATTTTAATCTTACCGATCAAGTCGATATGACAATGGCAACATTTAGTAAAACCTTTGCTTCACTTGGCGGATTTGTCGCTGCGGAAAGCAAAGTGATAAATTATTTGAAACATCACGCACCAGCATTAATATTTAGCGCAAGTCCAACACCGGCTTCTGTTGCTGCTGCCCTCGCTGCACTTGATATTTTAGAGCAAGAACCAGAAAGAATTCAAAAACTTCAATACAATGCACAGAAAGTTAGAGCTGGACTGAAAGATTTAGGATTTCGAATTGTGGAAAATCAATCGGCAATTGTTCCTGTGATTATTGGTGATGATATGAAGACATTTATCTTCTGGCGTAAACTTTTCGATGCCGGTGTTTTTGTCAATGCATTTGTTTCACCTGGCGTTCCACCAAATATGGCTATGCTCAGAACTTCTTATATGGCAACTCACGAAGATGAACACCTAGATTTCATCATTGATGCTTTCAAAAAAATTGGAAAAGAACTGGGTGTAATCTAA
- a CDS encoding NAD-dependent epimerase/dehydratase family protein has protein sequence MNQKFTSLVTGASGFVGSHLVDKLLSLNHQVRIIARKESKLKWVDPSRVEIFTGDYSDINFLRDAVKNVDYIFHVAGVIKSKKKEGYYKGNVEVTKNLLSAVKKENPNLKRFLFVSSQAAAGPSPEGFAKTEDMECNPVTTYGKSKLMAENEVKKFTGIIPFTIVRPSAVYGPRDPEILMFFQTLKKGIQPMVGFREKYVSLVHVSDLIDGILLAAFSDRSINQTYFISSEKGYGWEEIGNISSEILGKKVIKIKIPHFVVYLVAAISQTLSLFSKEATILNLEKAREMVQSSWVCSVEKAKKELGYNQKISIEEGIRETINWYLENKWL, from the coding sequence ATGAATCAAAAATTTACATCATTGGTTACAGGAGCAAGTGGTTTTGTTGGCAGTCATCTGGTTGATAAACTACTAAGTTTAAATCATCAAGTAAGAATAATTGCTCGAAAGGAAAGTAAATTAAAATGGGTTGATCCTTCCAGAGTAGAAATATTCACTGGTGATTATAGTGATATTAATTTTTTAAGAGATGCAGTTAAAAATGTTGATTATATATTTCATGTGGCTGGTGTAATTAAATCAAAGAAGAAAGAAGGTTACTACAAGGGGAATGTCGAAGTAACAAAAAATTTATTGTCAGCTGTTAAAAAAGAAAATCCAAATTTGAAAAGATTTTTGTTTGTAAGCAGTCAGGCTGCTGCTGGTCCAAGTCCTGAAGGTTTTGCAAAAACAGAAGATATGGAATGTAATCCGGTTACTACTTACGGCAAATCAAAATTAATGGCTGAGAATGAAGTGAAGAAATTTACAGGCATAATACCATTTACAATTGTTCGTCCATCGGCTGTTTATGGTCCAAGAGATCCGGAAATCTTAATGTTTTTTCAAACATTGAAAAAAGGAATTCAACCAATGGTTGGGTTTCGAGAAAAATATGTTTCTTTAGTGCATGTATCTGATTTGATTGATGGGATTTTGCTTGCTGCCTTTTCTGATAGATCAATTAATCAAACATATTTCATTTCAAGTGAAAAAGGTTATGGATGGGAAGAGATTGGAAACATTTCCTCAGAGATTTTAGGCAAGAAAGTAATTAAAATAAAAATTCCTCACTTTGTTGTTTATCTGGTTGCTGCGATTTCGCAGACTTTAAGTCTATTTAGTAAAGAGGCAACAATTCTAAATCTTGAGAAAGCAAGAGAAATGGTCCAGAGCAGCTGGGTCTGCAGTGTTGAAAAAGCAAAAAAGGAATTAGGTTACAATCAGAAGATTTCTATAGAAGAGGGAATTAGAGAAACGATTAATTGGTATCTTGAAAACAAGTGGTTGTGA
- a CDS encoding flippase-like domain-containing protein: MRHLIANISTFIISWSKRFAFPIIKISVGIGLTAYLIHKISLKIIFESLSSVNVFYFSFAIILAIINVYLQYFRWKILVKNENPSIDDKSIFKSLLIGFSAGTFTPARAGEYFLRIMTLKNLSLSSVITLTFIDKMMLLLNVVFWGALLSFGLMLFYYKVDIYVIASLFVIFATFFSALFMMIYSKRFYNYLRELKSRFNFRIPFLKKLIEPLSDLHNQLVSKLILIAFVNYLIIVIQFSLIVASFNVNTNFEMLMIASIMVYFTKTLIPSITLGEIGIREGAAIYFFGLFGCNEAVAFNSSMLLFILNLLLPSIIGLYFLLRLKRA, encoded by the coding sequence ATGAGACATTTGATTGCTAACATCTCAACATTTATAATAAGTTGGTCGAAACGATTTGCTTTTCCAATAATAAAAATTTCTGTTGGCATTGGTCTTACAGCTTATTTGATTCATAAAATTTCACTTAAAATAATTTTTGAATCTTTAAGCTCGGTCAATGTTTTTTATTTTTCCTTTGCCATAATTTTAGCAATCATAAATGTTTACTTACAATATTTCCGATGGAAAATTTTAGTTAAAAATGAAAATCCATCCATTGACGATAAGTCAATTTTCAAGTCACTATTAATTGGTTTCAGCGCTGGGACTTTCACTCCTGCAAGAGCGGGTGAATATTTTCTTAGAATTATGACTTTAAAGAATTTAAGTTTAAGCTCTGTTATAACCTTGACTTTTATTGACAAGATGATGCTTCTTTTGAATGTTGTTTTCTGGGGTGCACTTCTAAGTTTTGGTTTAATGCTTTTCTATTATAAAGTTGACATTTATGTTATCGCTTCTTTGTTTGTAATTTTTGCGACATTCTTTTCGGCTTTATTTATGATGATTTATTCAAAAAGATTTTATAACTACTTGAGAGAGCTGAAAAGTCGTTTCAATTTTAGGATCCCTTTTTTGAAAAAGTTAATAGAACCTCTGTCAGATTTGCACAATCAATTAGTATCGAAGTTGATTTTAATTGCATTTGTTAATTACCTGATTATAGTCATTCAATTTTCACTCATTGTTGCCAGCTTTAATGTAAATACAAATTTTGAGATGCTGATGATTGCATCAATTATGGTATATTTCACAAAAACTTTAATCCCTTCAATTACTCTTGGTGAGATAGGAATTCGTGAAGGGGCTGCAATTTACTTTTTTGGTTTATTCGGTTGTAATGAAGCAGTTGCATTTAACAGCTCGATGCTTTTGTTTATTTTGAATTTGCTTCTCCCATCAATAATTGGATTATATTTCCTATTGAGATTAAAGAGGGCATGA